The following proteins come from a genomic window of Shewanella halifaxensis HAW-EB4:
- a CDS encoding LysR family transcriptional regulator, protein MLDKIVYFLHVVRTGSFSDAAKQYGISASAGSRWIIELEENMGVSLLKRSTRKVVPTQAGERLFDRFCHVNTEIDDILTEIQNLGNDDRGVIRIASTPLFAKKFLSQVVGEYLCEYPYVSFKIVETAYEMDHVGEVDFAIRANATYQGYQEKDSLLVKRSLLRYPLKACCSPRYIERFSLPETPEELKKHNCLYASTLVGGNKWVFERGGEFTTVEIAQTVQVEDSEFLKTVALTGAGIAYLPTSLIQKELNDGSLVPILDDYSNSHFEFGLYFRPRKQMPTRCVNFKDFLIRRVTEIASELEVS, encoded by the coding sequence ATGTTAGATAAAATTGTTTATTTTTTACATGTAGTTAGAACTGGGTCTTTTAGTGATGCAGCGAAGCAGTATGGTATATCAGCCTCTGCAGGGAGTCGCTGGATCATTGAGTTAGAGGAAAACATGGGGGTGAGCCTGCTTAAACGCTCAACTCGTAAAGTTGTTCCGACTCAGGCAGGAGAGCGATTATTCGACCGATTCTGCCATGTGAACACTGAAATTGATGACATTCTCACAGAGATTCAAAATTTAGGAAATGATGATCGGGGAGTCATTCGTATTGCCAGCACCCCTCTGTTTGCTAAAAAATTCTTGAGCCAAGTCGTTGGAGAATACTTGTGTGAATACCCCTATGTGTCTTTTAAGATTGTTGAAACCGCTTATGAGATGGATCATGTCGGCGAAGTTGACTTTGCTATTCGAGCAAATGCGACATATCAAGGTTATCAAGAGAAAGATAGCTTGTTGGTTAAACGGTCATTGCTTAGGTACCCGCTTAAGGCTTGTTGTTCACCACGCTACATCGAACGTTTTTCTTTGCCTGAAACTCCCGAAGAGCTAAAGAAACATAATTGTTTGTATGCATCGACCTTAGTGGGGGGAAATAAATGGGTCTTCGAGCGAGGGGGGGAATTTACAACGGTCGAAATAGCCCAAACTGTGCAGGTTGAAGATAGTGAGTTTTTGAAAACAGTTGCGTTAACTGGCGCTGGAATTGCTTATTTACCCACAAGTTTAATACAAAAAGAATTAAATGATGGTTCATTAGTCCCTATTTTAGATGATTACAGTAATAGTCATTTTGAGTTTGGACTATATTTCAGACCAAGAAAGCAAATGCCAACTCGTTGTGTAAATTTTAAAGACTTTTTAATTAGACGGGTAACAGAGATAGCATCTGAATTAGAAGTCAGCTGA
- a CDS encoding beta-ketoacyl-ACP reductase → MLNNKICIVTGGAQGIGRCIVETFAQQGALKVYACDMNIEAMRDLEEQYSNVSAKELNVCDRKGIQALIETLKAEHGKIDVLVNNAGITRDNLLDRMSEDDWDMVINVNLKGVFNMTQAVAPLMIENGVGSIITMSSVVGTDGNVGQTNYAATKGGVITMTKGWAKEFSRKGAQVRANCVAPGFIETPMTIELPEKVLNFMKGKTPLGRMGKPEDIANGVLFLASDNSNFITGQTLKIDGGLVI, encoded by the coding sequence ATGCTAAATAACAAAATCTGTATAGTCACTGGCGGCGCACAAGGTATTGGTCGATGCATCGTTGAAACGTTTGCTCAGCAAGGTGCGCTTAAAGTTTACGCTTGCGACATGAATATAGAGGCGATGCGAGACCTTGAAGAACAATACAGCAATGTGTCAGCTAAAGAACTTAATGTCTGCGATCGCAAGGGCATTCAAGCACTCATTGAGACGCTAAAAGCCGAACATGGCAAGATTGACGTTTTAGTTAATAATGCTGGAATTACCCGTGATAATTTGCTTGATAGAATGAGTGAAGATGACTGGGACATGGTCATCAACGTTAACCTTAAAGGTGTGTTCAATATGACCCAAGCAGTAGCACCATTAATGATTGAAAATGGTGTAGGCTCGATTATTACGATGTCTTCTGTTGTTGGAACTGATGGAAATGTTGGACAAACAAATTATGCCGCAACTAAAGGCGGCGTCATCACCATGACCAAGGGTTGGGCTAAAGAGTTTTCTCGTAAAGGGGCGCAAGTTCGCGCCAATTGTGTTGCTCCAGGATTTATTGAAACACCAATGACGATTGAGTTACCAGAAAAAGTACTTAACTTCATGAAAGGTAAAACACCACTTGGCCGTATGGGTAAGCCTGAAGATATCGCCAATGGTGTACTTTTTCTTGCCAGTGACAACTCCAACTTTATCACCGGACAGACCCTTAAAATTGATGGTGGCCTTGTAATATAA
- a CDS encoding acetyl-CoA C-acetyltransferase, which produces MKKVFIVGAKRTALGSFGGALASVPAYQLGGEAIKAALAQARVSPEHLDEVIVGNVLSAGQGMGPGRQAARYAGIPDTVPAYTLNMICGSGMKTVIEAATKIKAGDADILVAAGMENMSSAPYLLNSNNRFGSKMGNQQLIDSMINDGLTDVFNHYHMGITAENIADKYQISREQQDQFALRSQQRACAAIESNRFTDEIAPIEVTQRRKSFSFDTDEYPRADATIESLTKLRAAFKKEGSVTAGNSSGINDGGVAFIIASEEAVKKYNLQPLAEIASYGQGGLDPAFMGLGPVPAIKQALTRASMNLRDIELLELNEAFAAQAIGVMHGLSEEHGVELSWFDNKTNLNGGAIALGHPLGASGGRVLTTLLYELQKQKFSYGLASLCIGGGMGTAIIIKRV; this is translated from the coding sequence ATGAAAAAAGTATTTATTGTTGGTGCGAAGCGGACTGCACTTGGTAGCTTCGGTGGTGCCCTTGCATCTGTTCCAGCTTATCAACTTGGCGGCGAAGCAATTAAAGCTGCGTTAGCTCAAGCTCGTGTTTCACCTGAACATCTTGATGAAGTTATTGTCGGTAATGTGTTAAGTGCAGGCCAAGGGATGGGCCCAGGTAGACAAGCTGCACGTTATGCGGGTATTCCTGATACCGTTCCAGCTTATACCCTCAACATGATTTGTGGCAGCGGCATGAAAACTGTCATCGAAGCAGCGACAAAAATTAAAGCTGGTGATGCTGACATACTTGTCGCTGCTGGTATGGAGAACATGTCAAGCGCACCTTATTTACTCAATAGCAATAACCGTTTTGGTAGCAAAATGGGGAACCAGCAGCTTATAGACTCAATGATAAACGATGGTCTAACCGATGTTTTTAATCATTATCACATGGGAATAACCGCTGAAAATATTGCAGATAAATATCAGATCTCTCGTGAGCAGCAAGATCAGTTTGCGCTTCGCAGTCAGCAACGCGCATGCGCAGCAATTGAAAGTAACCGCTTTACCGATGAGATAGCTCCTATTGAAGTCACTCAGCGAAGAAAGTCATTCAGTTTCGATACCGATGAATACCCGAGAGCAGACGCAACGATAGAAAGCCTAACAAAACTTAGAGCAGCCTTCAAAAAAGAGGGCTCTGTAACGGCGGGAAATTCATCGGGTATTAATGATGGCGGCGTGGCTTTTATTATCGCTTCTGAAGAGGCTGTTAAAAAATATAATCTACAACCACTAGCAGAGATCGCGAGCTATGGCCAAGGTGGCTTAGATCCAGCGTTTATGGGTCTAGGACCTGTACCCGCGATTAAGCAAGCCTTAACGCGAGCCAGCATGAACCTGAGAGATATTGAACTACTTGAACTCAACGAAGCCTTTGCAGCTCAAGCGATTGGTGTTATGCATGGATTGAGTGAAGAGCACGGTGTTGAGCTTTCGTGGTTTGACAATAAAACTAATCTCAATGGTGGAGCTATTGCCCTAGGTCATCCACTTGGAGCCTCAGGTGGTCGAGTATTGACGACCTTGCTCTATGAATTGCAAAAGCAAAAATTCAGCTATGGCCTTGCTTCATTGTGTATTGGAGGCGGAATGGGAACCGCGATTATCATTAAGCGTGTTTAA
- a CDS encoding ComEA family DNA-binding protein has protein sequence MYKVFLSVLCLSSLLIFPAVSATKVAETPTSEQAKQSQAKSELIKINSATVAQLSALSGIGEAKAAAIVEYRQVHGKFDSVDQLTEVKGIGEKLIEKNRSQLSL, from the coding sequence ATGTACAAAGTTTTTTTGTCTGTTTTATGCCTGTCTAGTTTATTAATATTCCCTGCAGTGTCGGCAACCAAGGTTGCAGAAACCCCTACTTCTGAGCAAGCAAAACAATCTCAAGCTAAATCAGAGTTGATTAAGATTAATAGTGCAACGGTTGCTCAGTTGTCTGCGTTAAGTGGTATCGGGGAGGCTAAGGCGGCTGCAATTGTTGAGTATCGTCAAGTGCATGGTAAATTTGACTCAGTAGATCAACTCACTGAAGTTAAGGGAATTGGTGAAAAGTTGATCGAGAAAAATCGCAGTCAACTAAGTTTATAG